In Deltaproteobacteria bacterium, a single window of DNA contains:
- a CDS encoding DUF507 family protein, which translates to MRLTDPRISHLSHRLRNALQKGGLADFPDEPAAHREAKAVLDSYADAEEAVDAFARDRISRLSRKVPEGGREWEILYRKYFEEEITRRKL; encoded by the coding sequence GTGCGCCTGACCGATCCCCGCATCTCCCATCTCTCCCACCGGCTGCGCAACGCCCTCCAGAAGGGGGGGCTCGCCGATTTCCCGGACGAACCGGCGGCGCACCGGGAGGCCAAGGCGGTCCTTGATTCGTACGCCGATGCCGAGGAGGCGGTGGACGCCTTCGCCCGGGACCGGATCTCGCGGCTTTCCCGCAAGGTGCCGGAGGGCGGACGGGAGTGGGAGATCCTCTACCGGAAATATTTCGAGGAGGAGATCACCCGCCGGAAGCTGTAA